Within the Solenopsis invicta isolate M01_SB chromosome 11, UNIL_Sinv_3.0, whole genome shotgun sequence genome, the region AAATTTGTCGAGAAAACACGAAAAGCGTTTAAATTATATACGTTAACgtatataaaaacttttcgCGTTTATTCGACAAATTTCTGTGTGAATTCGTAGATTTTAATATATGCGTGTAAACGCGACATGTGGCAGATATTACGTTTTTTGTACTTCACCGGTAGATAATTAAAAAGGAACGTTTATTCTAGGAATTGAGAAAACAATCTTACATGATGTCACGGGGCATTTCGAACCGGAAAAAGTCACCGTGATAATCGGTCCTTCCGGTGCGGGCAAGACTACCTTGCTGAAAATTATATCAGGCAAACGATCGATTAATTTTAAAGGTACCATCACCGTAAATGGCACTGAACAGAATAGAGAAACATTTCGCAAACAAGTGTGCTATGTACCGCAACAATTTGATTTATTGCCATTCCTCACAACAAGAGAAACTCTTTACATAGCGGCTCGACTGAAACTTGACGTTAATAAGAACAAACAAGCGATTGATTCAGttgtaagtaaataataataattaagagaGAATCGTTTCAAGAGTATTCGTTCGtactatacatatttattattactatttaatagtatttaataatatatttaatatatttatactatttaataataatatattttatatacgcgtgaaataaattatgtaataaatagtacacaaatataattatatataaatatattaaatattataattattatacattatatatatattattactttttctaatatttagttatatatacataaaatataaattgttggtTGACGCATTGCATACACATTAGACTTGATTAGACATTATTTTTGACAGGTGAACAATATTGCAGAGAATCTCAGCTTGTCAAATTGCTTGGATACACTGGCGTACAAATTAAGCGGTGGCGAACGAAAGAGACTCTCTATCGGCGTAGAAATAATCACCAAGCCATCTGTTCTCTTATTAGATGAGCCAACAAGCGGTCTTGATAGTGCGGCGTCTAATCAGGTATAATATAGATTACTAATAAATAGTTATACATCAATAatgatctttttataaaaacgttgtGTTAGTAGCTTGATACATTCTGTTTTTTCTATACAAGCTTAACATTCCACCAATATCACTCCAATATTCACAGTAACGTAGTTGGCATGCCGTAATTTTTTgctgaataaatattaaattattcgtaATGCGTAATCTGATTATTATACGATTTACATACTTCAAATAGCTCATTAATATGCTGCACAACATAGCGAAAGCGAACTGCACTGTAGTTTGCGCAATACATCAACCCAGCAGTAAGATGATTGCGCTCTTCGATGACATTATGGTACTTAATCGAGGCAGATGTATGTATTGCGGTACAAAAAGCGAGATCTTAAACACATACAGCATCGCCGGATTCGCGTGTCCCAACTTCTATAACATAGCTGAATTTGGTAATGTTGACTTCACCGATAtgatatgataaataaattataaaaaaacaagagaacaggaaaaaaagaatttccatAGTGTATTTTAAAGCAGCACGCATTttgttacgtatttttttataatatgaaatctatttcattttactaTATAATCTAGCTATGCAAACTTTTATAACTTATATAGCAATAAAgagatacattttataattaatttaaaaaaaaacatcagtctactacttttttatttaaattttaatattttaaaagacatCGAAATAAGAAATActtgtacaataataatattacttttaatctttttaattatattttattggttttttaatttaacttaagttatAGCAAAACATATActtttaagaaagaaatttaaatatatacatttatttgtgtaaaaactACATGTTATTTAAGAATTTCGATATTTATActtatgataaatattacgaCAATTAAAATGatcaattatcaaattttttatatcttacacattaaaaataaaaatgtttttaaaatataatttaaaatttatataaaatgaacaatttgatatttcaagaagtttaattataaaacttgatataaaaatacaaatcttattactatgcaaatttaaaaaatactcgcTCActgtattgtataattttttttatgtagaattgCAGATTATAAGAGTTATCACTTTTCTTATcacttttgtaatattaaacatatgcaataattttattatataatattgttgcaTCCTCGCGATACAAAAACGCGCGTACGGTACTCGCAGAAATGAAGGAGATTCTTTTACAAAGAACTGCGGTTTACTCGTAGAATAAAATAGGTCGGAAAATAGCCATAACATACGCATTAATAATGCAAAAGCTTAGAATAGAAATGTTCTTAGTCAAGAGCAATAAATTAAATCCGACGGTCGATGTTAAGGCGTGATCTTTTAATATCGCGCCTCTCGTCAATCGATAACAGCCGCAATATCGGGCTGGTAAAAATCACGgatgcaataatatttataatattaaccaattaaaaatatattatttattaaaaaataaaaaagaatgaatattgattgttttctttgattacaGTGCTCGAAGTGATAACTGAGCAACAAGATGgagatttagaaaatttatatcagGTCTGTCGTGATGAATACAAAAAATCCAGAAAGTGcagtaaacataataaaaatagtaaataaactgtatatatttttactatttaaacatttttaatgatttcattaataatacCTTTAGTACTTTATACTaatgtatacaataattttttaaattttgttttactatGATTAAAAAGCGTGaatatttaatctaataaatatctataGAATCTTCTACAGAAATTTaacttgtaaaaatgtaaagtcttaaaaatattagatcaGGTATTatcttatttgtatataatataaaattaatgtcaaaacatataaaaataaaaaaaaacaagataatttATAGTGAATTTgcaataacacattttttaaaaattacaaacaacatttattaattaataaatttttttacagaactGAATTTCAAACAGACATTTGAAACTAATGATACACTCATAGATAGCATAGTACAAGAAAAATCGACATGGCAACagcaaaagattttatttttaagatctCTCATCTGCATCAAGCGAGATAATGTGAGTAGAAGTTTTCatgtattatatttgaaaaatttgcttaaaaaataaaaatgctttatcaTTCATTTTGATTTTCAGACTTTGACAAAATTAAGATTTGCAGCACACATTTTAGTCGCGCTGTTATTAGGAATAGTTTTCTACAATTTCGGCAATGACGCAGGAAAAGCGGACAGTAACATCGCTTGTTTATTTttcatcatattatttttattcttcgcaAATTCTATGCCAGCAGTGCAGATGTGTAAGTGACATAAATTCttctaatatatttcatacttctacataatacttttatatataaacgtaatatataatttaggtGTTTCcgttgcaaaattattaagttatgtattgacacaattattttaataatttaaaaaaacctgATAAGATCAATCTTGATTGATGATATTCTCAAAGTataacgtttaaattaaaataagtttataaattttataaatcatggtACGGTGTTAAATGTATTGCAGTTCCCACGGAAGCGACAGTATTCCTACAAGAACACTTAAATAATTGGTACTCTTTATGGTCGTACTACagtgtaaaaatattaacgGATCTCCCTATGCAAGTATGTTTCACTGcagtattttatcatattaattatttttcgctTAGACGTAAAATTCTGTCTAATTACGAAACTATTAACTAAACATAtagttgattttttttcaaattaattaaaaattcgtttaaTTTCTAGATACTTTGCGCCTCATCTTTCATGTTCATAACATACTACATGACAGGACAGCCAATGGAATATGACAGAATTCTAGAAACGTGGAGCATTTGCGTGTTAATTACAATTCTTGGGCAAACAGTTGGGATACTTACAGGCACAGCTTTTAACACTGAGGTGCTCcaatgttcattttttattattttttattagtttaattaatatttgcgtatttagaaaaataataaaagaggttttaataaattaatgcatatattaataaattatgcatatattgcaatattatattaaaaaagattagataaaattataaagattagataaaatataatagtaaaaaattaataaattatgaggtaaattataataacaaatttttcagtTCATTGATTAGCTTATACTATTCATATTTCAATTCAAttcttatttattgttaatgtaGACAAGACAATATGAATGATCAAATGTAATTCTTTCAGTTAGGTGTTTTTATAATACCGGCAGTCAGTATACCATTATTGCTGTTCTCTggattttttttgaaattaggACAAATGTCGGAGTACTTACGGCCTTTATGCATTGTGAGCTTTTTCAGGTACAGACATTTTTATACCACAAtagctaattaaaaatttttagcatctaaaattattattacttagaTATAATGTTTTTAGTGCAAGtcgtttttttctaatttataatgACTGATTGTGAGTACTTATTGAAAGTTGTCTTTGCTTCTCTgaagagatatatttttattatattttcagtttATCCTATCTTTTCAGTAAACTggagtaaaatataaaattttattacagatatGCACTTGAAGGAATGATGCAAGCAATTTATCTTGACCGATTTAATCTAATGTGTTTGGAAATCTACTGTTATTTGAGTTCACCAAGCAAGATTCTCTCGATAATGGGCATGCCAACTGTACCAGTTTACGTAACTTTGATAATACTTAGCTGTTGGATATTTTGTTTACACATAATTACTTATGTAGTATTTCGTTGGAGaatttattatgcaaaaaagtgatattaatattcagggaatcaaaaataataaatattcttataaatattaacttttaacgttataataaaaatggtaacgtgttataataataatgatgataaacTTGGAAGATCTTGTTTGCTGATTTGTCAATTTTCAAAGGGTTGAATTAAATGTAACTGTTTTATAATGTATTCATTGTTTCAACAATCAGCAAACATTTGacattttcttgataatttttaaagaatatcacattaaaatacttattttttaataaacagtgCTTTTGCATCTTAAAATTAgcgtttttatttaatgcttataatttattttttttcgcaCTTATTAGACAACTGACGAAATCTACACTTTTTCTCGACGTATTTATTTACTAAAACCTCTGGTGTACATATTATGTCagacaataattatttgtttatttaaaatttttttttttcgtgcaataattgattttttctttttctctcttattaAATTCTGATGCACTaataacttttacaatttttttctctacattatatcttaaagataaaataacagatggtatatattgtataagatGTTTGCTATAATTTGAAACAGGCGCTCAAATGCGCCCATCATCGCTCCGTCGATCAATAGCTCACAAAACACATTGCATTTTCTCTTGACTGTACTGTAGCTCACGACTGTAGTCGTCAATTCCAGGgccataataataaaatagttaagatatttaaattcaattaaataatattcattgattttatgcttgagCCACGTGTTACTATTTTTgaatgaactgactaagacaatctctatcgacaaaatgtgtagaaataagtcattattttttatgcaggtttcatgataaatataataatttattatacacaattcttatattatacagtttttagatacacataattatttattattttatacatttcaaagttaaaaagctaagagctaaaagttctatttgatttttttcatttttttcttgtttttggtggcgttcaacacattgcatatgtttcctccaaccttcgattactgtaataataaaacaaaacatcattgtttattgtatataccaagaatttcgtggcacattaagatagcaaattactatcatcagtaatcgttcaatgttgttcttaccttctaaatcgATCCTTCGGTGATTCTACACCTATCATATattcctgtatattcgatggatcatcagggctgacgagtaactcggaagactgcatgtacattttcgtggataacgggaagcggaaaatcttcggctatgactttgaagtccatattactttcattgtcactaaaatagaaaacataaatgttactttgataatgttatgcaaaaaaaagaatgtatttttcagtaattaatacatcaattattatttattcgtgtttacctattttccgtttttggtaacaataatgttggaacggcaaaagcgactgtcttcgaatgtccataggaggtcgaatcttcttacttctcacaaacaaatcttctgtgaagtgtgctaagcatatatttgctgaaaattcaaatgacagaataatagttaagttaactaacaattaataagttaacaattgtcttagtttacatcaagcacttgatgtgtgctatgtaacttcctattaaattattttaatttcgacgatacgtataaatgtatacatgatacgtacatttaattatcttgaaagatattgtatcagtttaatatactattctttaaatttattgcaaaagttaagataattaaatagaaaatt harbors:
- the LOC105200257 gene encoding ATP-binding cassette sub-family G member 4, which translates into the protein MPEVNGKNDAEKMLDADCNIRIQETEKLLESTKSQNLRMLIEFNDLCYSVQNRKGIEKTILHDVTGHFEPEKVTVIIGPSGAGKTTLLKIISGKRSINFKGTITVNGTEQNRETFRKQVCYVPQQFDLLPFLTTRETLYIAARLKLDVNKNKQAIDSVVNNIAENLSLSNCLDTLAYKLSGGERKRLSIGVEIITKPSVLLLDEPTSGLDSAASNQLINMLHNIAKANCTVVCAIHQPSSKMIALFDDIMVLNRGRCMYCGTKSEILNTYSIAGFACPNFYNIAEFVLEVITEQQDGDLENLYQVCRDEYKKSRKCSKHNKNKLNFKQTFETNDTLIDSIVQEKSTWQQQKILFLRSLICIKRDNTLTKLRFAAHILVALLLGIVFYNFGNDAGKADSNIACLFFIILFLFFANSMPAVQMFPTEATVFLQEHLNNWYSLWSYYSVKILTDLPMQILCASSFMFITYYMTGQPMEYDRILETWSICVLITILGQTVGILTGTAFNTELGVFIIPAVSIPLLLFSGFFLKLGQMSEYLRPLCIVSFFRYALEGMMQAIYLDRFNLMCLEIYCYLSSPSKILSIMGMPTVPVYVTLIILSCWIFCLHIITYVVFRWRIYYAKK